A region from the Paenarthrobacter aurescens genome encodes:
- the glmS gene encoding glutamine--fructose-6-phosphate transaminase (isomerizing): MCGIVGYVGNSSRKAAGYSALDVVVEGLRRLEYRGYDSAGVAVVADGSISSRKKSGKLSNLIAELESSPVPESLTGIGHTRWATHGGPTDRNAHPHLSDGGKLAVIHNGIIENFAELKQELLGKGVTFESETDTEVAAALIGDIFRTQLNGDGGNLTEAMRLACQRLEGAFTLLAVHADQPDVVVAARRNSPLVVGLGDGENFLGSDVSGFIDYTRRAVELGQDQIVTITADSVEITDFFGAPAEGKEYHVDWDPASAEKGGFSSFMEKEIHDQPDAVAQTLLGRSDLNGKLTLDEVRIDPELLKQVDKIIVLACGTAAYAGLVAKYAIENWCRIPTEVELAHEFRYRDPIVDSNTLVVSISQSGETMDTLMAVRYAREQGAKTISICNTNGSTIPRESDAVLYTHAGPEIAVASTKAFLAQITAAYLLGLYLAQLRGNIFSGQIKDVLADLNKIPAKIQKILDNAGPLRELARSMKDEKSVLFLGRHVGYPVALEGALKLKEIAYIHAEGFAAGELKHGPIALIDDGQPVFVVVPSPRGRDSLHSKVVSNIQEVRARGARTLVIAEEGDESVKDYAEQVFYVPETPTLLMPLLTTVPLQIFAAELAGAKGYDVDQPRNLAKSVTVE, encoded by the coding sequence TAGGCTATGTTGGCAATTCGTCTCGCAAGGCAGCTGGATACAGCGCTCTTGACGTTGTGGTGGAAGGGCTGCGCCGTCTGGAATACCGCGGCTATGACTCCGCCGGCGTCGCAGTAGTAGCTGACGGGAGCATCTCCTCCCGTAAAAAGTCCGGCAAGCTGAGCAACTTGATCGCAGAACTGGAATCAAGCCCGGTTCCCGAGTCCTTGACCGGCATCGGCCATACCCGTTGGGCTACGCACGGCGGACCAACCGACCGTAACGCTCACCCGCACCTCTCTGATGGCGGCAAGCTGGCCGTCATTCACAACGGCATCATTGAAAATTTCGCTGAGCTCAAGCAGGAACTGCTGGGCAAGGGCGTCACTTTCGAGTCCGAGACTGATACTGAAGTTGCGGCCGCCCTGATCGGCGACATCTTCCGCACCCAGCTCAATGGCGACGGCGGCAACCTCACCGAGGCTATGCGCCTGGCTTGCCAGCGACTCGAAGGCGCTTTCACCCTCCTGGCAGTCCACGCGGACCAGCCGGACGTCGTGGTGGCCGCCCGCCGCAACTCCCCGTTGGTAGTGGGCCTGGGCGATGGCGAGAACTTCCTCGGCTCCGACGTCTCCGGCTTCATTGACTACACCCGCCGCGCGGTGGAACTGGGACAGGACCAGATCGTCACCATCACCGCGGATTCGGTAGAGATCACGGACTTCTTCGGCGCTCCCGCAGAGGGCAAGGAATACCACGTTGACTGGGACCCGGCCTCGGCAGAAAAGGGTGGATTCAGCTCCTTCATGGAGAAGGAAATCCACGACCAGCCGGACGCCGTAGCGCAGACCCTCCTGGGCCGCTCGGACCTCAACGGCAAGCTCACCCTTGACGAGGTCCGCATTGATCCGGAACTCCTGAAGCAGGTAGACAAGATCATCGTGCTGGCTTGCGGTACCGCAGCCTACGCTGGTCTGGTAGCCAAGTACGCCATTGAAAACTGGTGCCGCATCCCCACCGAGGTGGAGCTCGCGCACGAGTTCCGCTACCGCGATCCCATTGTTGACTCCAACACCCTGGTGGTTTCCATCAGCCAGTCGGGCGAGACCATGGACACGCTCATGGCTGTCCGCTACGCCCGTGAACAGGGTGCCAAGACCATCTCCATCTGCAACACCAACGGTTCCACCATCCCGCGTGAATCCGACGCCGTACTCTACACGCACGCCGGCCCGGAAATCGCCGTTGCCTCCACCAAGGCGTTCTTGGCTCAGATCACCGCTGCCTACCTGCTGGGCCTGTACTTGGCCCAGTTGCGTGGCAACATCTTCTCCGGCCAGATCAAGGACGTCCTTGCGGACCTGAACAAGATCCCTGCCAAGATCCAAAAGATCCTGGACAACGCGGGGCCGTTGCGTGAGCTTGCACGCAGCATGAAGGACGAGAAGTCCGTGTTGTTCCTGGGCCGCCACGTTGGCTACCCGGTAGCCCTCGAAGGCGCGCTGAAGCTGAAGGAAATTGCTTACATCCACGCTGAAGGCTTTGCTGCCGGTGAGCTGAAGCACGGTCCCATCGCCCTCATTGACGACGGTCAGCCGGTCTTCGTTGTGGTGCCGTCCCCGCGTGGTCGCGACTCCCTGCACTCCAAGGTAGTGAGCAACATCCAGGAAGTACGTGCACGTGGTGCCCGCACCCTGGTGATCGCTGAAGAGGGCGATGAATCGGTGAAGGATTACGCAGAGCAGGTCTTCTACGTACCCGAAACCCCCACCCTCCTGATGCCGCTGCTGACCACCGTTCCGCTGCAGATCTTTGCTGCTGAACTGGCCGGTGCCAAGGGATACGACGTCGATCAGCCGCGTAACCTGGCCAAGAGCGTCACCGTAGAATAA
- a CDS encoding holo-ACP synthase, with amino-acid sequence MIVGIGVDVVDIERFGRQLERTPGLRDRLFVPAERELNTRSLAARFAAKEAVAKVLGAPAGMNWQDCWIGLDENGPTVQVKGTVLAVAEAKGVKRWHLSMSHDGGIATATVLAEG; translated from the coding sequence ATGATTGTTGGCATTGGCGTAGACGTCGTAGACATCGAGCGGTTTGGTCGGCAGCTGGAACGCACTCCGGGGCTCCGGGACCGTTTGTTTGTTCCTGCCGAGCGGGAACTGAACACCAGGTCCTTGGCCGCCCGTTTTGCGGCCAAGGAAGCTGTGGCCAAGGTGCTTGGTGCTCCTGCCGGGATGAACTGGCAGGATTGCTGGATTGGCCTGGACGAGAACGGACCAACCGTTCAAGTCAAGGGAACGGTGCTTGCTGTGGCCGAAGCGAAGGGCGTCAAGCGCTGGCACTTGTCCATGAGCCACGACGGCGGCATAGCTACGGCTACAGTCCTCGCCGAGGGCTAA